One Pseudodesulfovibrio cashew DNA window includes the following coding sequences:
- the fliO gene encoding flagellar biosynthetic protein FliO — MAVNATAATAGHNATGTPLPAVDIGSSVLVTLGYLCLLLGVIFLAYWLLRRLGVQGMGVRSGNGAPRLLTRLMLGNRQSVAVVRYRDKDMVLGVTEERVTLLREFEADDAAEEAPADTGFARLLKRKTDEEGQG, encoded by the coding sequence GTGGCGGTCAACGCGACGGCGGCCACGGCCGGGCACAATGCCACGGGCACGCCGCTCCCGGCGGTGGACATCGGGTCCTCCGTCCTCGTCACTCTGGGCTACCTCTGTCTGCTGCTCGGGGTGATATTCCTGGCCTACTGGCTGCTCAGGCGGCTGGGAGTCCAGGGCATGGGCGTGCGTTCGGGCAATGGCGCGCCCCGCCTGCTGACCCGGCTCATGCTCGGCAATCGCCAGTCCGTGGCCGTGGTCCGCTACCGCGACAAGGACATGGTCCTCGGCGTGACCGAGGAGCGGGTGACACTGCTCAGGGAGTTCGAGGCCGACGACGCAGCCGAAGAAGCGCCGGCGGACACCGGGTTCGCGCGACTGCTCAAGCGCAAGACGGACGAAGAAGGACAAGGGTGA
- the fliP gene encoding flagellar type III secretion system pore protein FliP (The bacterial flagellar biogenesis protein FliP forms a type III secretion system (T3SS)-type pore required for flagellar assembly.), with protein sequence MRKSSWWILLLCAACAALLVPALALAQAPTVPKLTMELAAGQAEPGEVSTLLEILFLLTVLGMAPAIMLTMTSFTRIIIVFHFLRQAMGTQQMPPNQILAGLAIFMTVVIMMPVGKAINDTALQPYLNEEIQFMEALDRAQKPVREFMFKHTREKDLSIFYSITKEPRPKTKEEVNTLMLVAAFAISELKTGFTIGFLIYIPFLILDMVVASILLAMGMMMLPPVMISLPFKILLFILIDGWNLLIGSLVNTFQ encoded by the coding sequence ATGCGAAAAAGCAGCTGGTGGATACTGCTCCTGTGCGCGGCATGCGCGGCGCTGCTGGTGCCCGCCCTCGCCCTCGCCCAGGCACCTACGGTCCCCAAGCTAACCATGGAGCTGGCGGCAGGGCAGGCCGAACCCGGCGAGGTCTCAACCCTGCTGGAAATCCTCTTCCTGCTCACCGTGCTCGGCATGGCCCCGGCCATCATGCTGACCATGACCTCCTTCACCCGGATCATCATCGTCTTTCACTTCCTGCGCCAGGCCATGGGCACCCAGCAGATGCCGCCCAACCAAATCCTGGCCGGTCTGGCCATCTTCATGACCGTCGTGATCATGATGCCCGTGGGCAAGGCCATCAACGACACCGCGCTCCAGCCCTATCTCAACGAGGAAATCCAGTTCATGGAGGCCCTGGACCGGGCCCAGAAGCCCGTGCGCGAGTTCATGTTCAAGCATACGCGCGAAAAGGACCTCTCCATATTCTACTCCATCACCAAGGAGCCCCGGCCCAAGACCAAGGAAGAGGTCAACACGCTGATGCTCGTGGCCGCCTTCGCCATCTCCGAGCTGAAGACGGGCTTCACCATCGGCTTCCTCATCTACATCCCGTTTTTGATCCTGGACATGGTCGTGGCCTCCATCCTGCTGGCCATGGGCATGATGATGCTCCCGCCGGTCATGATCTCGCTGCCGTTCAAGATCCTGCTGTTCATCCTCATCGACGGCTGGAACCTGCTTATCGGCTCGCTGGTCAACACCTTCCAGTGA
- the fliQ gene encoding flagellar biosynthesis protein FliQ codes for MTPEFVVGFARQAIEMTLIISLPMLGIGMAVGIFISILQAATQIQEMTLTMVPKIVAIFLALLLAFPWIMDKMTTYTTNLFLNLPNYIK; via the coding sequence ATGACACCGGAATTCGTCGTCGGCTTCGCGAGACAGGCCATCGAGATGACCCTGATCATCTCCCTGCCCATGCTCGGCATCGGCATGGCGGTCGGCATATTCATCTCCATTCTTCAGGCCGCCACCCAGATCCAGGAGATGACTCTGACCATGGTCCCCAAGATCGTGGCCATCTTTCTCGCCCTACTCCTTGCATTCCCCTGGATCATGGACAAGATGACCACCTACACGACAAATCTTTTCCTCAATCTTCCCAATTATATAAAATAA